The nucleotide window CGGCTTTAGCCACTACAAACGTGATGAGAATATTTTTTCCTTCATTGAAGAAGATAGCTCCTGACTGCTGTATCTGACTCAACGAAAGACCCTTGAAGCCTAACTTGAACAGTACCGCCTGCAGCCCTTCCCATTCCCAGCGGAACAACCTGCCGGCGCCATTTAACTTAATCTCCTGCATACCCTGAATGAGTTGCATGGTAGAAGAGTTTTCTCTGGATGCGGCGCCAAAACGCTGGTAATCCAGCCTGCGCCTGTATTTGAGAAATATCCATATCCAAAGGAAATATAAAACACTACCGGCCGTAAATATCAGAAACACCGGTATATAATAAGTCAGCAGCACCACTGAAAAGATCAGCAGATTAAATAAAGAGAACAAAGTATTGAGGGTGCTGCCGGTCAGAAACTGTTGTATACGCTGATGATCCCCTATACGTTGAAGGATATCACCGGTTTGTTTGGTATCAAAAAAATTCAGTGGCAGCTTCAGCAACTTGATCCAGAAATCCGACAGGATGGTAACATTGATATGTGTACTCACAAACAGTAACAACCTGCTACGGATAAACTCCACCAGGGTACGGCTGGCCAGCAGTACAAACTGGGCTATCGCAATGATGTAAATAAAATGCAGATTATGGGTATTGATACCGGTATCCACAATACTCTGTGTAAGGAAAGGAAATATCAGCTGAAGCAGGCTGGTAACAAATACCGACAACATCAACTGAAAAAGATATCTTTTGTAATTCCACAAGTATTTATACAGTATTCCCCAACCTATGCGGTCATCTTTGTCGTTCTCCTGCTGATAAAATTCAATCGTCGGTTCCAGCAGCAATGCAATGCCCGTTCTTTCGTTACCCTCTTCTCCGGCGAGCCATTTGGATTCAAAAAACGCCCGTGGCACCTTACGTATGCCTGCCTCCGGGTCTGCCACCACAATGTAACGGTTGCTCACTTTGGGAGTAACTACCACAAAATGGTTCTGCCCCCAATGAATAATGCAGGGCAACCGGGCTTCCCTGATCAGCTGTTCGTAAGTGATTTTTGTGCCCACACATTTGAAGCCCACCCTTTCTGCAGCCTCGGCTATGCCCAGCAGCGATACACCATCTATCGCAAAGGATGCATATTCCCGCAGCTTGTTGATGGAGATACTTTTACCATAATGGGCAGCAATCATCTTCAGGCAGGTAGGCCCGCAATCCATCATATCCAATTGCCTGTACCACTTAAATCCTGCCATGTTCCTTTACCTGGGAGATGTTTATAAAATGTTTGATATCTGCCAGCGTATATTCTGACAAATACAAATGATTGTTGAAGAAAAGCGCCGGTGTATGGGTGATCTCATTTTCATCACACCAGGCCCGGTGCGCTTCAAAAGTGCCCATCACACTTTCATCTATCTTCACGTCGGTATATTTTTCCAGCCATGCCTTTGGATTATTTACGCCGCTCTCATACCAGTCAGCCATCGCCATCTCACATTCCCGGCTGCCAAGCTGCTGTGAAATACCGATCAGTTTCTGAATGATCTCGTTTTTCGGATCATTGGAATTATAGGAGGCTGTATAGATAGCTGTAAATTTCAGTTTGCTCCTGCACTCATCCACCAGTGGGCTCAACAGCTTATGCATCTCA belongs to Chitinophaga sp. HK235 and includes:
- a CDS encoding peptidase domain-containing ABC transporter — encoded protein: MAGFKWYRQLDMMDCGPTCLKMIAAHYGKSISINKLREYASFAIDGVSLLGIAEAAERVGFKCVGTKITYEQLIREARLPCIIHWGQNHFVVVTPKVSNRYIVVADPEAGIRKVPRAFFESKWLAGEEGNERTGIALLLEPTIEFYQQENDKDDRIGWGILYKYLWNYKRYLFQLMLSVFVTSLLQLIFPFLTQSIVDTGINTHNLHFIYIIAIAQFVLLASRTLVEFIRSRLLLFVSTHINVTILSDFWIKLLKLPLNFFDTKQTGDILQRIGDHQRIQQFLTGSTLNTLFSLFNLLIFSVVLLTYYIPVFLIFTAGSVLYFLWIWIFLKYRRRLDYQRFGAASRENSSTMQLIQGMQEIKLNGAGRLFRWEWEGLQAVLFKLGFKGLSLSQIQQSGAIFFNEGKNILITFVVAKAVLDGQLTLGAMLAVQYIIGQLNSPIDQLVGFVQQAQDARISLERLNEIHQLEDEEPDGKQLLHYPASQQPIRISGLSFTYAGAGNEPVLNDIELVIPQGKVTAVVGASGSGKTTLFKLLLRFYEHYQGEIKIGETHLRAISPSYWQHQCASVMQEGYIFSDSIARNIALSEQSPNYDRLIHACKVANILHFIEGMPLGFNTRIGAEGNGISAGQRQRILIARAIYRDPSYLFLDEATNALDANNEKAIMENLQQFFVGRTVVVIAHRLSTVKNADNIIVMHEGMIVETGTHQQLSATKGHYYQLVKNQLELGN